In one window of Helianthus annuus cultivar XRQ/B chromosome 17, HanXRQr2.0-SUNRISE, whole genome shotgun sequence DNA:
- the LOC110867666 gene encoding translocon-associated protein subunit alpha, which translates to MAKIRAFFILALLLLSSSFFLQVARSQSDPDAEADAELVAETVEEGSHVGDDVEDIGIGNYNPAPGVETVSVFPKNFAKLVVAGQETELLIGLKNEGEQNVKVFAVHASIHLPFDHRMLVQNLSTVAFNDASVPASVQATFPYTFAVSKFLQPGTFDLVGTIVYEIDQLPYQNVFYNGTIEVTEAGGLVSVETVFLVSLGLALLVLFGLWVRTQLQSLSKKTKKITKVEVGTRTVDASMDEWLQGTAYTQSQSNKLKKKK; encoded by the exons ATGGCCAAGATTAGGGCTTTTTTCATCCTcgctcttcttcttctctcttcttctttcttccttcAAG TTGCTAGGTCTCAGTCTGATCCAGACGCAGAAGCGGATGCCGAACTTGTGGCGGAAACTGTCGAGGAAGGAAGTCATGTTGGTGACGATGTTGAGGATATCGGTATTGGGAATTATAATCCGGCTCCTGGTGTGGAAACCGTGTCGGTTTTCCCTAAAAACTTTGCGAAAT TGGTAGTAGCAGGGCAAGAAACTGAACTTTTGATTGGATTGAAAAACGAAG GAGAACAAAACGTTAAGGTTTTTGCTGTTCACGCTAGTATTCATCTTCCTTTCGATCATCGGATGTTGGTTCAAAACCTCTCTACAGTG GCTTTCAACGATGCATCGGTCCCTGCTTCAGTTCAAGCTACATTTCCCTATACATTTGCTGTCAGCAAATTCTTGCAG CCTGGAACATTTGATCTTGTTGGGACAATAGTGTACGAGATCGACCAACTACCATACCAGAACGTATTCTATAATGGCACCATTGAAGTTACCGAAGCCGGTGGTCTTGTTAGCGTTGAGACCGTGTTCTTGGTGTCACTTGGACTTGCTCTTCTTGTGCTCTTCGGCTTGTGGGTCCGCACTCAGCTACAGTCTCTTTCCAAg AAAACGAAGAAGATAACTAAGGTGGAAGTTGGAACTCGAACTGTCGATGCATCAATGGATGAGTGGCTGCAG GGAACTGCTTATACTCAATCACAATCGAACaaactgaagaagaagaagtag